From a single Nakaseomyces glabratus chromosome H, complete sequence genomic region:
- the EUG1 gene encoding protein disulfide isomerase EUG1 (CAGL0H01727g~Putative protein disulfide isomerase), with product MVSVKSLALAIGVASAIQLPDAIAPDSSNIIKANISQFATHVKENPIVMVEFFTPWCTHSKMLQPRLSEAATIVKGVKIPILQVDCTQYGVLCDQQMIDFYPTLKVYKNHRLVGAENYKGSQAGNEIANYLLNLKNNPVTNITSAQEVEKMKSETDMPIVHNRGNLEIDEILRSVALDMSEKFAFIRDTVASENGTLEMYFPGTNRTAVYDGPQPPTEESISIWMHMENLPFFADIEAADFKNYMATKLPIAYFYYSTPQELNDFTGLFNELGEKYRGKLNFVGMNPHKFQEHLKLLNLKQRFPLFVIHNVNNNLKYTLDQFTDESDKVMKKLESEDIKKLVEDFVEGKAQPIIKSEPIPKTQDSVLYKLVAKTHNDFVYNNDKDVFVKYYAPWCQHSKAFRPVLEEIAELFGSNPETKEKIVFAEVDSTANDIIDFPVAGYPTLVLYRAGSKPGSQPIIFEGKRSLENVLDFIKSHSTSNLDGQALLEKQKQDEAKAIEDAQAAEAAEAVNAQAQAANADQKAFNNEIKDEL from the coding sequence ATGGTTAGTGTGAAGAGTCTAGCGCTAGCGATTGGTGTTGCGTCTGCCATTCAGCTGCCTGATGCGATTGCGCCCGACAGTTCCAACATTATAAAGGCGAACATCTCGCAGTTTGCTACACATGTGAAAGAGAACCCAATTGTTATGGTTGAGTTCTTCACTCCTTGGTGTACTCACTCCAAGATGTTGCAGCCTAGACTGAGCGAGGCTGCCACGATTGTGAAGGGTGTTAAGATTCCGATTTTACAAGTTGACTGTACCCAGTACGGTGTGCTATGTGACCAGCAGATGATTGATTTCTACCCAACTTTGAAAGTGTATAAGAATCACAGGCTGGTTGGTGCTGAGAACTACAAGGGCTCCCAAGCCGGCAATGAAATTGCTAACTATTTgttgaacttgaagaatAACCCTGTTACCAACATTACCAGCGCGCAGGAAGTCGAGAAGATGAAGTCTGAGACTGACATGCCAATTGTGCACAACAGAGGTAACTTAGAAATCGATGAGATTTTGAGGTCTGTCGCTCTAGATATGTCCGAGAAGTTCGCCTTTATCAGAGACACTGTTGCTAGCGAGAATGGTACCTTGGAGATGTACTTCCCAGGCACCAACAGAACTGCCGTCTACGACGGTCCACAGCCACCAACCGAGGAGTCCATCTCCATTTGGATGCACATGGAAAACTTGCCATTCTTCGCTGATATTGAAGCAGCTGATTTCAAGAACTACATGGCCACCAAGCTTCCAATTGCATACTTTTATTATTCCACCCCACAAGAGCTAAATGATTTTACAGGTCTTTTCAATGAGTTGGGTGAAAAGTACAGAGGTAAGTTGAACTTCGTTGGTATGAACCCACACAAATTCCAAGAACACTTGAAACTTCTAAACCTAAAGCAAAGATTCCCATTGTTTGTAATCCACAACGTCAACAACAATCTAAAATACACTTTGGACCAATTTACCGATGAATCTGACAAGGTTATGAAGAAGTTAGAAAGTGAAGATATCAAGAAGCTTGTTGAAGACTTTGTCGAAGGTAAGGCTCAACCAATAATAAAATCCGAACCAATCCCAAAGACCCAGGATTCTGTGCTTTACAAATTGGTCGCCAAGACCCACAACGACTTTGTTTACAACAATGACAAGGATGTATTTGTGAAGTACTATGCCCCATGGTGTCAACACAGCAAGGCATTCAGACCAGTATTGGAAGAGATTGCCGAACTGTTTGGCTCTAATCCAGAAACTAAGGAGAAGATCGTTTTTGCAGAGGTTGACTCTACTGCTAATGATATTATCGACTTCCCAGTTGCTGGTTACCCAACATTGGTTCTTTACCGTGCTGGTTCCAAGCCTGGCTCCCAAccaattatttttgaaggtAAGAGGAGCCTAGAGAATGTTCTTGACTTTATTAAGAGCCACTCAACTTCCAACTTGGATGGCCAAGCCCTTTTAGAAAAGCAAAAGCAAGACGAAGCCAAGGCCATCGAAGATGCTCAGGCTGCCGAAGCTGCCGAAGCTGTTAATGCTCAAGCTCAAGCTGCTAATGCAGACCAAAAGGCTTTCAACAACGAAATCAAAGATGAATTGTAA
- a CDS encoding uncharacterized protein (CAGL0H01749g~Protein of unknown function), whose translation MFASGYDRMQHAVEPITATVEPVPMVDAVQKTDKPVPQEEARQEINSDAIASRSQDSLVSNTISTKNIQVRDTSLSALVKNAQQYKGALDKRNEEIKKRKREQKQRYGW comes from the coding sequence ATGTTTGCCAGCGGTTACGACAGGATGCAGCATGCGGTAGAACCCATCACTGCCACCGTTGAGCCAGTGCCGATGGTGGATGCAGTGCAGAAGACGGATAAGCCTGTGCCGCAGGAGGAAGCCAGACAGGAGATAAATAGTGATGCGATTGCTAGTAGAAGTCAAGACAGTTTGGTAAGCAATACTATATCTACTAAGAACATACAAGTACGTGACACAAGCCTCTCAGCGTTGGTGAAGAATGCGCAGCAATACAAAGGAGCTTTGGACAAGCGTAACGAGGAGATCAAGAAGCGTAAACGTGAACAGAAGCAGCGATACGGATGGTAG
- the NTA1 gene encoding amidase (CAGL0H01771g~Ortholog(s) have protein-N-terminal asparagine amidohydrolase activity, protein-N-terminal glutamine amidohydrolase activity and role in cellular protein modification process, protein catabolic process) encodes MKLKVSLRIVSVQLNSQIGQIDETLRRTTVLIDRLKQEVEGQKPPDLVVFPEFALTGYNFKNRSHILPYVCKAGEGPSFELAKRVSKLFGCYTVIGYPEKCEQKLYNSAIVTGPDGSVHFNYRKAFLYETDEQWGCEENPKGFEQFKMKFRARPIDQDSAELSPVDIDLNTSIGICMDLSPYRFEAPFQDMEFSSFNLEKGTELIICPMAWLHSRSITEHTDSEKITPKDIECLLSEQGLSIFGSQGQYQFDFDNRATTKPVSQDITDINRDNPVYSNLDEPDMSNINYWLLRFLPFLSLDVRRNWFQSFADQLLPLKNSYMGMTPKHPWGFAGKNAALVIANRCGVEDCKTIFAGSSGIFKFNGSEDKDNNTDSTNQSVKLFGNLGKGYEGLLMRDIDLMIDR; translated from the coding sequence ATGAAGCTCAAAGTTAGTCTTAGGATAGTCAGCGTTCAATTGAACTCGCAGATAGGCCAGATAGATGAGACGTTGCGGCGCACCACTGTGCTCATCGACAGACTGAAGCAGGAAGTGGAAGGCCAGAAACCGCCAGATCTAGTGGTATTCCCAGAATTTGCACTGACTGGTTAtaatttcaagaacagaAGCCATATACTTCCTTATGTATGCAAAGCAGGTGAGGGTCCTAGCTTTGAATTAGCAAAGAGAGTGTCAAAATTATTTGGCTGCTATACTGTGATAGGATACCCTGAGAAGTGTGAGCAGAAGTTGTACAATTCTGCTATTGTAACTGGACCAGATGGATCAGTGCATTTTAATTACAGGAAGGCGTTTCTTTATGAAACCGATGAACAATGGGGATGCGAGGAGAATCCAAAGGGCTTTGAACAGTTCAAGATGAAGTTTCGAGCAAGACCAATTGATCAAGATTCGGCAGAGTTATCACCCGTTGACATAGACTTGAATACTTCCATTGGTATATGCATGGACCTTAGCCCATACAGGTTTGAAGCACCATTTCAGGATATGGAGTTCTCATCGTTTAACCTCGAGAAGGGCACAGAGTTGATCATTTGCCCAATGGCTTGGCTACATTCCAGATCTATAACCGAACACACCGATTCTGAAAAGATAACTCCTAAGGACATAGAATGTCTTCTTTCTGAACAAGGCCTGTCTATTTTTGGCTCTCAAGGTCAGTATCAATTCGATTTTGATAACAGGGCAACTACAAAGCCAGTATCACAAGATATCACAGACATAAATAGGGACAATCCAGTTTACTCAAATCTGGATGAACCTGATATGTCTAACATAAATTACTGGCTGTTAAGATTTCTGCCTTTCTTATCTTTGGATGTAAGGAGAAACTGGTTTCAAAGCTTCGCTGACCAGCTTTTGCCTCTTAAAAATTCTTATATGGGCATGACACCAAAACATCCTTGGGGTTTTGCTGGTAAAAATGCGGCTTTGGTTATTGCTAATCGATGTGGTGTTGAAGACTGTAAGACAATATTTGCAGGAAGCTCAGgaatcttcaaatttaatgGTTCAGAAGATAAAGATAACAATACGGACTCTACTAACCAGTCTGTTAAATTATTTGGCAATTTGGGAAAAGGCTATGAGGGTTTACTAATGAGAGATATTGATTTAATGATTGATAGGTAG
- the MNN14 gene encoding Mnn14p (CAGL0H01793g~Ortholog of S. cerevisiae : YJR061W and Saccharomyces cerevisiae S288C : YJR061W): MLNNAGYSKDKMRDTEKYPINTVYDRHEHSIIHSLPAVKRIKLWLRFILKRLIVLLLLIQAFLTIRVWLDPEGEHIQYIHHFIKHHEPNKSINPSKLYEKMMFNTEMIWPDEYSYKNNLLTVQIGQNKGQILQSIDDLKFYDNDPRLIWSVLLDYLSKEGPDQIPFSWYDWSDYQQYNRILALSDEVKSRVNCAVMYSPGFDKQLLLDIEAEINEPLFQVNRHRYSEQYWYKVLARKAKFINLVDYCSDGITSRFDLPVNIKKPQAHATPEQYEFQNKAFMMRSKLHMPFSLTILNKDRSFFQVPISTDINPQNIIESELLAKFIEKNKVNEDDQDLVFNHTILFDQFLESKSNEKYKLKNPELTDRIHDELLVHVKENDFIFDPLERIAYLEKEEHLTTHQRKYLESLKYSITVDPLLQKKHFNEARDLLLYSKSGSHRDARFFYNSFNPDIDGIEYQMKMNSLIRNFLKFTKANGLITWLSHGTLFSHLYNGLTFPWDDDFDLQMPIRHLNMLAEHFNQSLILEDPREGNGRFLLDVSSTITIRTNGNGNNNIDARFIDVDSGIYIDITGLSVSSQYTPKYAENYIVDRPNDKSKSSELEYHNYEPFKYGFNQDNFDDLSTRVRNNEILSMEEKDTLLKLAASESQRKRKNKRFVDEELSSEQRFTNHLEKKLYNCRNGHFISFDSLSPLYNSIYHGQSALIPRKPIQHLEHEYKLTKTYGFLTFEGNIYLPGMKLWYSFKDIRNIIRLAVDQSVPIPTNLHQLRGIDHYFLLKAFLIQNMHDAIAITHNTFEATSFRLKELEIMFDRNLSFERIVDAFKVFRREKGRNIMNPFKDPTLFSYEKRLFNKLVKDKDVLAIAKIKENVCSKLILRTWHSIQEILEKRYNGFEVIVNDNEPHNLNYAGLNYENDENLSNYPVFESDSDLIENIIVQ, translated from the coding sequence ATGCTGAATAACGCCGGGTACTCAAAGGACAAGATGAGAGATACTGAAAAGTATCCTATCAATACAGTATATGACCGCCACGAACACTCCATAATACATTCTTTACCAGCTGTAAAACGAATAAAATTATGGTTACGATTCATATTGAAGCGACTTATTGTACTTTTACTACTTATACAGGCATTTTTAACAATCAGAGTTTGGCTGGACCCAGAAGGTGAACACATACAATACATCCATCATTTTATAAAGCATCATGAACCCAACAAATCGATAAATCCCTCGAAGCTTTATGAAAAGATGATGTTTAACACAGAAATGATATGGCCAGATGAATACTCATACAAGAATAATTTGTTAACTGTTCAAATAGGGCAAAATAAGGGACAAATATTACAATCAATCGATGACCTTAAATTTTACGATAATGACCCTCGACTCATATGGTCTGTTCTACTAGATTATTTATCAAAGGAAGGTCCTGATCAAATTCCTTTCTCCTGGTATGACTGGAGTGACTATCAACAATATAACAGGATATTGGCACTATCAGATGAGGTCAAATCTCGAGTCAACTGTGCTGTGATGTATAGCCCAGGTTTCGATAAACAACTTCTTCTGGATATAGAGGCTGAGATTAATGAGCCATTATTCCAAGTAAACAGACATCGTTACAGCGAGCAATATTGGTATAAGGTATTGGCAAGGAAAGCAAAATTCATCAACTTGGTAGATTACTGTAGCGATGGTATTACGTCAAGATTTGATTTACCAGTTAATATAAAGAAACCCCAAGCTCATGCTACACCTGAGCAATATGAATTCCAAAATAAGGCCTTCATGATGAGATCAAAACTTCATATGCCTTTCTCTTTAACTATTCTTAATAAAGATAGAAGTTTTTTCCAAGTACCAATTTCAACCGATATTAACCCTCAGAATATCATCGAATCTGAGCTCTTGGccaaatttattgaaaaaaataaagtcaatgaagatgatcaGGATTTGGTATTCAACCACACAATTTTGTTTGATCAATTTTTGGAGAGTAAAtctaatgaaaaatataagcTCAAAAACCCAGAATTAACGGACAGAATACACGATGAATTGTTAGTTCACGTCAAAGAGAATgattttatatttgatcCACTGGAAAGGATAGCTTACCTCGAAAAGGAGGAACATCTAACAACccatcaaagaaaatatttagaAAGTCtgaaatattcaataaCGGTAGACCCTTTacttcaaaagaaacatTTCAATGAAGCTAGAGATCTTTTACTTTATTCCAAGTCCGGATCTCATAGAGATGCCCGATTTTTCTACAATAGTTTCAACCCAGATATCGACGGAATAGAATAccagatgaaaatgaactCCCTGATAAGAAACTTTCTGAAGTTTACTAAAGCCAATGGATTAATTACGTGGCTATCGCATGGAACACTGTTCAGTCATTTATACAATGGTCTAACCTTCCCATGGGATGATGATTTCGATTTACAAATGCCAATTAGACATCTTAATATGCTGGCCGAGCACTTCAACCAATCACTAATTCTCGAAGATCCTAGGGAAGGAAACGGAAGATTTTTATTGGATGTATCATCTACTATAACCATAAGGACTAACGGAAATGGTAACAACAATATTGACGCCAGATTTATTGATGTAGATTCTGGTATTTATATCGACATCACCGGTTTGAGTGTCTCATCACAATACACACCAAAATACGCCGAGAATTATATCGTAGACAGGCCAAACGataaatcaaaatcttcaGAATTAGAGTACCATAATTACGAGCCTTTCAAATACGGCTTTAATCAGGATAACTTTGATGATCTTTCGACCAGAGTCCGCAATAATGAGATATTGTCTATGGAAGAAAAGGATACTTTATTGAAGCTGGCAGCCTCAGAAAGTCAGCGGAAAAGGAAGAATAAGAGATTTGTGGATGAAGAACTAAGCTCGGAACAAAGATTTACTAATCATCTGGAAAAGAAGTTATACAATTGTAGAAATGGTCATTTCATTTCGTTTGACTCTTTGAGCCCATTGTATAATTCAATTTACCACGGTCAATCTGCTTTAATCCCTAGAAAACCCATCCAACACTTAGAGCATGAATATAAGCTAACAAAAACTTACGGATTCCTTACCTTCGAAGGTAATATTTACTTGCCTGGAATGAAACTCTGGTATTCATTCAAAGATATACGTAATATTATCAGACTGGCTGTGGACCAGTCAGTACCTATACCTACAAATTTGCATCAATTGAGAGGTATTGACCATTATTTTCTGTTGAAGGCTTTCTTAATTCAAAACATGCACGATGCCATAGCTATCACACATAATACCTTTGAAGCTACCTCATTTAGACTCAAGGAACTTGAGATTATGTTTGACAGAAATTTGagctttgaaagaattgtCGATGCATTTAAAGTATTCCGCCGAGAGAAGGGGCGCAACATTATGAATCCCTTTAAGGATCCCACTCTTTTCAGCTATGAAAAAAGGCTATTTAATAAGCTGGTCAAAGACAAGGATGTATTGGCTATCGCAAAGATCAAAGAGAACGTTTGCAGCAAGTTAATTCTGAGAACTTGGCACTCTATTCAGGAAATATTGGAAAAAAGATACAACGGTTTTGAAGTTATTGTTAATGATAACGAACCCCATAACTTAAATTATGCTGGATTGAActatgaaaatgatgaaaacttATCAAATTATCCAGTCTTTGAATCCGATTCTGACCTTATAGAGAATATAATTGTACAGTAA
- the CBF1 gene encoding Cbf1p (CAGL0H01815g~Centromere binding factor; basic helix-loop-helix leucine zipper DNA-binding protein; binds in vitro to centromere DNA element I sequence GTCACATG; complements the methionine biosynthesis defect of a Saccharomyces cerevisiae cbf1 mutant) has translation MMERSNRSRKSRRQEVSEDILERELKQYVNSSERMHESDAVERSPKRRKGSHREVDIETTVHTTVHYDEKEEVNGSDLNDDEQRRAIEGAASEDETHAVEGEHEDEDERENHVNDHDDNRDPNVDDELHRADADHQEHDEEDRDEDQHQHQHQEQEQEQEQGHEPEHEQEQEAEHEQEPEQEQGQEPEEEHGHEHDHEENMESIREIANDSGDAAAAVSTIRIHYQDLSGNSRGDTTINVGPENPELYASLSSRSDVKTENKKKRGKQTKGDESIQDWRKIRKESHKEVERRRRETINLAIDNLRKLLPKPEYSKAGILNSAAALIQKLKESESSQMNKWAIQRIVTEQTKTAHQKSNEKLAAALDDAYQELTRLKSILKENNIKYEDKFVIPEDTLREAKELESELNRAQEEIDQIDPRASAEPEEEEEERDEEAGEDESKE, from the coding sequence ATGATGGAGAGAAGCAACCGTTCTAGGAAGAGCAGACGCCAGGAAGTGTCGGAGGATATACTTGAGAGGGAGTTGAAGCAGTACGTGAACTCCTCTGAGCGTATGCATGAGAGTGACGCGGTTGAGAGGTCACCAAAGAGACGGAAGGGGTCGCACCGGGAGGTGGATATCGAGACCACTGTGCACACCACAGTGCACTACGATGAGAAGGAGGAGGTGAATGGCTCTGACTTGAACGATGACGAGCAGCGTAGGGCCATTGAAGGTGCTGCTAGTGAGGATGAAACGCATGCTGTCGAGGGTGAGcatgaggatgaagatgagcGCGAAAACCACGTGAACGACCACGATGACAACAGAGACCCTAATGTGGACGATGAGTTGCATCGCGCTGATGCTGACCATCAGGAACACGACGAGGAAGACCGTGATGAGgaccagcaccagcaccagcaccaaGAACAGGAGCAGGAGCAGGAGCAGGGCCACGAACCTGAACAcgaacaagaacaagaagctGAACACGAACAAGAACCAGAGCAAGAACAAGGACAAGAACCTGAAGAGGAACACGGCCATGAACACGACCATGAGGAGAATATGGAATCTATCCGTGAAATTGCCAATGACAGTGGTGACGCTGCTGCTGCCGTGTCAACCATTAGAATCCACTACCAGGACTTGTCCGGTAACTCTAGAGGTGACACTACCATTAATGTTGGCCCTGAAAACCCTGAGCTTTATGCCAGTCTGAGCTCGAGGTCTGACGTGAAGACcgagaacaagaagaagagaggCAAGCAAACGAAGGGCGATGAGTCCATCCAGGACTGGAGAAAGATCCGTAAGGAATCTCACAAGGAAGTTGAAAGGAGACGTCGTGAAACTATTAACTTGGCCATTGATAACTTGAGAAAACTTCTTCCAAAGCCAGAGTACAGCAAGGCTGGTATTCTGAACAGTGCAGCAGCTTTGATCCAGAAGTTGAAGGAATCTGAGAGTAGTCAAATGAACAAATGGGCTATTCAAAGAATTGTGACCGAGCAAACAAAGACTGCTCACCAAAAGTCAAACGAGAAACTTGCGGCTGCTCTCGATGACGCTTACCAAGAATTGACCAGGCTGAAGAGCATTTTGAAGGAAAACAACATCAAATATGAAGATAAATTTGTGATACCTGAAGATACTTTGAGGGAAGCCAAAGAACTGGAATCTGAATTGAACAGAGCCCAAGAGgaaattgatcaaatagATCCCAGAGCAAGCGCTgaaccagaagaagaagaagaagaaagagacgAAGAAGCTGGCGAAGATGAGTCTAAGGAatag
- the PTK2 gene encoding protein kinase PTK2 (CAGL0H01837g~Ortholog(s) have protein kinase activity and role in G1/S transition of mitotic cell cycle, cellular ion homeostasis, cellular response to drug, polyamine transport, protein phosphorylation, regulation of cell size): MTNINDKEEVHHSPSVMTLKKFGRKLMNHPQVSSGKPVLDAQGEPIRPLSKRSTSPTGKTLVRNSSRSPSRARSSSLSKKVPARATEANFTRGPVSSAKSSVALNELIKHSHNPYVITEEHSQRAPNQLQRKPSAGGGSGIAGRREAHTHHGNKPASMAGHANQGHSLSRNPSKSGLHADANMVYNPYGMNPNLRRPDTAYIDTLKENAGDLSFYMHDGNEKIRMLPLPIEDPNKFLPEEMQQFSINLADNFVFDAANKPIGSGGSSEVRKVKSAYKAKDVYALKKLNMIYHETPEKFYKRCSKEFIIAKSLSKNIHIIKTFYLLKVPTTTYTTRGWGFIMEYGVKDLFELMARSGWRNVPLEEKYCLFKQVAEGIKFCHDNGIAHRDLKPENVLLSKDGVCKLTDFGISDWYRKDPNDPNSPLKTTEGMIGSPPYTPPEVMYWDAKKHYAESLKKPYDPLKMDPYALGIMLITMVNNIIPFLDSCNTDLRFREYETSYENFIAHGNPAFRQKGVYKPGPGSEYSLAKQFRNTEASRVAWRLADPKPETRYTMEDLFNDPWFQNIKTCVYPDDAYTVTEPELRKATTQEGLVYANQLYAKDTIETAAGTVGATFEDASDTIPVHTGNHGASTGTEKTHEEGCNASSPKPRSMVEIAEHPVLHKEKPTEHHGKVTFSMDDDNDNDNDKDNEEEPKENKLDAMIESPAPTKAQQSPKAQDATRTTSTLRTPEIHVEPQVQRGSPVSSMASRSTTASPPHKEMSELSVSKKRVVHNHFDIPHSSVNTHPSMVSLFSK, encoded by the coding sequence ATGACGAACATCAACGACAAGGAGGAAGTCCATCACAGTCCCTCTGTGATGACATTGAAGAAGTTTGGGAGGAAGCTGATGAACCACCCGCAGGTTAGCAGTGGGAAGCCTGTGCTGGACGCACAGGGGGAGCCCATACGGCCGCTGAGCAAGAGGAGCACGTCGCCCACTGGGAAGACGCTGGTGCGGAACAGCAGTCGGTCGCCCAGCAGGGCGCGGTCCAGCTCCCTGAGCAAGAAGGTGCCTGCGAGGGCCACGGAGGCCAACTTCACCCGGGGGCCTGTGTCCTCGGCGAAGTCGTCGGTAGCACTTAATGAGCTGATCAAGCACAGCCACAATCCTTATGTTATTACGGAGGAGCACTCGCAGCGTGCGCCCAACCAGCTCCAGAGGAAGCCGTCTGCTGGCGGGGGTTCCGGGATAGCTGGCAGAAGAGAGGCACATACCCACCACGGGAACAAACCTGCAAGTATGGCTGGCCATGCTAACCAGGGCCACAGCTTGTCTCGGAATCCCTCGAAGTCGGGACTGCACGCCGACGCTAACATGGTCTATAACCCATACGGGATGAATCCGAACCTGAGAAGACCCGACACGGCGTACATCGAcactttgaaagagaacGCTGGCGACCTGAGCTTTTACATGCATGATGGTAATGAGAAAATCAGGATGCTGCCATTGCCAATTGAGGACCCTAACAAATTTCTACCGGAGGAAATGCAACAATTCAGTATTAACTTGGCTGACAATTTTGTCTTTGACGCTGCAAACAAACCAATTGGGTCCGGTGGTTCCAGTGAGGTCAGAAAGGTCAAGTCTGCTTATAAGGCCAAGGATGTTTACGCTTTAAAGAAACTAAACATGATTTACCATGAGACTCCCGAGAAATTTTACAAGAGATGCTCCAAGGAGTTCATCATTGCGAAATCATTGAGTAAGAATATTCATATTATCAAGACTTTCTATTTGTTGAAGGTGCCTACAActacatacaccaccagAGGCTGGGGTTTCATTATGGAGTATGGTGTGAAGGATCTGTTTGAGTTGATGGCCAGAAGCGGATGGAGAAACGTACCgttggaagaaaaatattgcCTTTTTAAACAGGTGGCTGAGGGAATCAAGTTCTGCCATGACAATGGTATTGCGCATAGAGATTTGAAGCCTGAAAATGTGCTGCTTTCAAAAGATGGTGTATGCAAGTTGACTGATTTTGGTATTTCTGACTGGTACCGTAAGGATCCCAATGATCCAAACAGCCCATTAAAGACCACAGAGGGTATGATCGGTTCCCCACCGTACACGCCACCGGAAGTTATGTACTGGGATGCCAAGAAGCACTATGCTGAATCTCTGAAGAAGCCATATGATCCGCTGAAGATGGACCCCTACGCACTAGGTATCATGCTCATTACTATGGTTAACAATATCATACCGTTTCTGGACTCGTGCAACACTGACTTGAGATTCAGAGAGTACGAGACCTCGTATGAGAACTTCATAGCCCATGGTAATCCTGCGTTCAGACAGAAAGGTGTTTACAAGCCAGGTCCTGGAAGTGAGTACAGTTTAGCCAAGCAGTTCAGAAACACGGAGGCGTCTAGAGTGGCATGGAGGCTAGCTGACCCCAAACCCGAGACGCGTTACACTATGGAGGACCTGTTTAACGACCCATGGTTCCAGAACATCAAGACGTGTGTTTACCCTGACGATGCATATACAGTCACAGAACCCGAGTTGCGGAAAGCCACTACGCAGGAGGGTCTTGTGTACGCAAACCAACTGTACGCCAAGGACACCATTGAGACTGCTGCTGGTACCGTGGGTGCGACGTTTGAAGATGCCAGTGACACCATACCGGTGCACACAGGCAACCACGGTGCCAGCACTGGCACTGAGAAGACACACGAAGAAGGCTGCAATGCTTCGAGCCCCAAGCCACGGTCAATGGTAGAGATCGCAGAACACCCGGTGCTGCACAAGGAGAAGCCAACTGAGCACCACGGCAAAGTGACGTTCTCAATGGACGACGACAACGACAACGACAACGACAAAGACAACGAGGAGGAGCCGAAGGAAAACAAGCTGGACGCCATGATCGAGAGCCCTGCACCCACCAAGGCACAGCAATCCCCGAAAGCACAGGACGCTACAAGAACCACCTCTACTCTACGTACACCCGAGATCCACGTCGAGCCGCAGGTGCAGCGTGGGTCACCAGTGAGCTCCATGGCCAGCAGGTCCACCACGGCCTCCCCTCCCCACAAGGAGATGTCTGAGCTGTCAGTCTCCAAGAAACGCGTGGTGCACAACCACTTCGACATCCCGCACAGCTCAGTAAACACCCACCCTTCCATGGTCTCCCTCTTCTCAAAGTAA
- the APS2 gene encoding Aps2p (CAGL0H01859g~Ortholog(s) have AP-2 adaptor complex, cellular bud neck, cytosol, nucleus, prospore membrane localization): MAIQFILCFNKQGVVRLLRWYEKVPAGHERTQDVIAQIYRLISSRDHRHQSNFVEFSERTKLVYKRYAGLYFVFGVDLKDEESIYLSHIHLFVEVLDAFFGNVCELDIVFNFYKAYMVMDEMFLGGEVQEVSKDALFERLSALDRLE; encoded by the coding sequence ATGGCGATACAGTTTATACTATGTTTCAACAAGCAAGGTGTGGTGAGGCTGCTGCGGTGGTATGAGAAGGTGCCTGCAGGCCACGAGCGGACGCAGGATGTGATAGCGCAGATATACAGGCTGATCTCATCTCGAGATCACAGGCATCAGAGCAACTTCGTTGAGTTCTCGGAGAGGACGAAGCTGGTGTACAAGCGGTATGCGGGGCTGTACTTTGTCTTTGGTGTTGATCTGAAGGACGAGGAGTCGATATACCTGTCGCACATACACCTGTTTGTGGAAGTGCTGGATGCTTTCTTCGGGAACGTGTGCGAGCTGGACATTGTCTTCAACTTCTACAAGGCGTACATGGTCATGGACGAGATGTTCCTCGGCGGCGAAGTCCAGGAGGTCTCCAAGGACGCGCTGTTCGAGAGGCTGAGTGCCCTCGATAGACTGGAGTGA